The genomic interval GCCTTTTCCCCCATGTGCTGGAACAACTCAAAGCGCTTCATCTTGTCTTTCACCGGGTCTTTCATTTCGGCGAACTGCAACTCCACGCCGCGCGCCTCCAGCGCCCGGTCCAGTTCAGCGAGCATGTCTGCAGAGGTCACGTCGATGCTGGTCACAGGCTCTGCGGCGATCACCAACCGTTGCACGGCGGTAGGGGACTGTTCCACAGCCGCCAGCACGGTGCTCTGGAACTGCTCGGCATTGGCAAAAAACAGCGGCGCATCCCACCGCAGCAGCACCAGGCCGGGGATGCGCCGGGCTTGCGGGTAGCGCTGCACATCATGGTAGCCGCGGGTGCCATCCACCCGGCCGAGCACTGCAAAATGCGGCCTCCAGCCATCCCAGAGAAATTCGATGACTGAAATCGCCACGGCAATGCCGATACCCGGAATGGCACCAAACACTGCCACCCCGACAAAACAGGTAAACGACAGCCAGAACTCCCATTGCTGCATGTGGAAGATGCGTTTGAGGTCGGCGAATTCGAACAGCCCCAGTGCGGCGGCGATCACCACGGCGGCGAGGGCACTGTTGGGCAGGTAATGCATCAGGTTGGGCGCCACCAGCAGCAGAACGGTCACGGCCAGCGCCCCGATGATGCCGGTGAGCTGGGTCTTGGCTCCGGCTGCTTCAGCGACAGGGGTACGTGACGAACTGCTGCTGATCGGGATGCCCTGGAATAGCCCGCTGGCCAGGTTGGCCACCCCCAGGCCAAACATTTCCTGGTTCGGGTTGACCGGCATCTTCAGGCGGGCCGCGTAGGAGCGCGACAGCACGCTGGTGTCGGCGAATGACACAAGCGCCACTGCGATGCCGCCGAGCAGCACTTCCACCAGGTCGATATCGCTCAACCAGGGGAAGACCAGGTCCGGCAGGCCCTGGGGTAACTGGCCGAGGACTTTGACGCCGCTCTGGTCGAGGTCGAGCAGGCTCACCGCCAGTGTCGCCAGCACCACAGCGATCAGAATGCCGGGCAAGCGCTTGAACGGTTTGAGCAGCAGGATCAGCGCCAGGCTACCGGCGCCGATGACGAAGCTGGGCCAGTGGCCATGGCCTGCAAGCAGGGCCTGGGTCAGGCCCCAGATGTCACGCAGCGGGCCTTGGCTGTCGATGGATAAGCCAAACAGTTTGGGCAGTTGGCTGATCAGCACGGTCAAGGCGATGCCGTTCATGTAGCCATAGCGGATCGGCTTGGACAGCAATTCGGTGATGAAGCCCAGGCGCAGCAGACCGGCGACCATGCAGAACACCCCAGCGACCAAGGCCATCATGCTGGCGATGGTGATGGCGCGCTGCGGGTCGCTGGCGGCGTACTGCACCACTACCGCCAGGATGGGCGCGGCCAGTGCCGAATCTGGGCCCAATACCAGGATGCGGCTGGGGCCGAACAGGGCATAGGCCAGCAGCGGAATGATGGTGGCGTAGAGGCCGTAGATGCCGGGTACGCCCGAGGCTTCGGCGTAGGCGATGCCCACGGGCACCAGCATGCTGGTGAGTACCAGCCCGGCAGCGATGTCCCTGGGCAGCCAGGCACGCTGATAGTGAAGCAGGGTGACCACGCCGGGCAGCCAGCGTTGCCAGTCGAAGCGTGGGGGAGGGGGTGTTTCGGGCATGGTGCAGGCTCCAGGGGGGCATGTACTGCATGAGGTCCCGTTGGAGTCAGCTTAGAGCGTGGATGGCGGCGTTGCTCAAGCCGCGACGTAACCTCGGCTGCTAGAAGCACTCACCTCGCGTTACAAATGAAGCCATGCTTGCACTTCAGGTTGCCTGACAACTCCCCATCCTCGTGTAAAGTCGGGCGATTAACGCGCGCTCGGGGAGTGAGCTTGGCAAAATTTTACGTCGACGCTATCCAGCGCTGGGAATCGTTTGAACATGCTGGAACGTCCTATGACCTTAATCACCTGGACTGTCACGAAGTCTTCTTGCAAAAACAAGATGGCAAGGATCCAATCCGCTTCGTAGTCACCTACGGCCTTCATTGCTTCACCAAAGACGATACTGAGCGGAACATTCCACTGAAGTACGCTGATGGTCGTGAAAGCCGATTCATCTGCATAGAGCGCTATGAAACGTCCAAGTGCCTCCGGGGAATGCTCGAAAAACTGGCCAGCGCGACGGTGTTCCTGACTCAGGGAGAGAGCTTTTTCACAATAGACGTCATGAATAACGCCAGCGGCGAGGTGGAACCGTTCAAGATCTGCATGGCCATCTTTCGCGAAAACAGGGTACTGCGGATACACGTCACCAGCGCCTACTTTGCAAGGTTGGGTGAAGGTTCGCCGGGTATTCCGATCAGGAAAAAAGGTTTCAGCATTTTCAAGATCGCGGTCGATACCCTGAAAAAACCGAACGGCCAGTTCCCCAAAGAGGTCCGCAATCGCTACCCTAGGAAGAAATGAAGGGCCCAGAAACGGCGAATCCCTCTCGAGGAGGGATTCTCAGCCGTCGATGCATGCTTCGACGGGGCAGGTCGTTCTCACGTCGCGCTCGGCGAGCTGGTTTCCCAGCAACGGGGTGCGATCCGAAGATCCCTGTAACCACCCTTTGGTTTACGTATAAACGCAGGCCTATAGTCCACTAACAGTGGAATAGGATCAAGGCTTTTTTCATCACGTGATAACCCATAACCTTGCAAGCAGGGAAGGCTCATACCCTTAAGTACAAAACCCCCGTGTCGCTTAGCGATCACGGGGGTTTTGAAGTCTTTCAAGTACCGTGGAATCCCACGGCTCCCATCAGACGTTGAAGCGGAAGTGCATCACGTCACCGTCTTTGACGATGTAGTCTTTACCTTCCAGGCGCCATTTACCGGCTTCCTTGGCGCCGCTTTCACCCTTGAACTGGATGAAGTCTTCATACGCTACCACTTCGGCGCGGATGAAGCCTTTTTCGAAGTCGGTGTGGATAACACCGGCGGCCTGTGGCGCGGTGGCGCCGACGCGGACGGTCCAGGCGCGGACTTCCTGCACACCGGCAGTGAAGTAGGTCTGCAGGTTCAGCAGCTCGTAACCAGCGCGGATCACGCGGTTCAGGCCAGGCTCTTCCAGGCCCAGGGCCTCGAGGAACATGTCTTTCTCTTCACCGTCGTCCAGCTCGGCGATTTCGGCTTCGATCTTGTTGCAGACCGGCACCACGACCGCGCCTTCTTCTTCGGCGATGGCACGGACTACGTCCAGGTGCGGGTTGTTGTCGAAGCCGTCTTCAGCGACGTTGGCGATGTACATCACCGGCTTGCTGGTCAGCAGGTGGAAGCCACGGATGACGGCCTTTTCGTCATCAGCCATGTGCTTCATCAAGCTGCGCGCTGGCTTGCCTTCGGTGAAGTGCGGGATCAGCTTTTCCAGGATGGCCTTTTGCGCCAGGGCTTCTTTGTCGCCGCCCTTGGCGTTGCGGGCAACCTTCTGCAGTTGCTTCTCGCAGCTGTCGAGGTCGGCGAAGATCAGCTCGAGGTCGATGATCTCGATGTCACGCTTGGGGTCGACGCTGTTGGAAACGTGAATCACGTTCTCGTCTTCGAAGCAGCGCACCACGTGGGCGATGGCATCGGTCTCGCGGATGTTGGCGAGGAACTTGTTGCCCAGGCCTTCACCCTTCGAAGCGCCCGCCACCAGGCCTGCGATGTCGACGAATTCCATGGTGGTCGGCAGGATGCGGTTAGGCTTGACGATTTCCGCCAGTGCAGCCAGGCGCGCATCGGGCATCGGCACGATGCCGCTGTTCGGCTCGATGGTGCAGAAAGGGAAGTTCTCCGCCGCGATGCCAGACTTGGTCAGGGCGTTGAACAGGGTGGACTTGCCGACGTTGGGCAGGCCGACGATGCCGCAATTGAAACCCATGGGTATTCCCTCTCTAGGAAATCAGGCCTTCTGGCTGTGCAGTTCGCGCATCGCCTTGGCGAAATCGCCAGCGAGGACATCTGGCAGCACGCCGAGGGCAAAATCGATGCTGGCATCGAGCTTCTCCTGCTCGGCGCGCGGCGCGCGGCCCAGGACGAAGTTGGAGACCAGTTTGGCGTCGCCCGGGTGGCCAATGCCAAGCCGCAGGCGGTGGAAGTCGTTCTGGTTGCCGAGCTGCGCGATGATGTCGCGCAGGCCGTTGTGCCCACCATGGCCGCCGCCGCGTTTGAGCTTGGCGACGCCTGGAGGCAGGTCGAGTTCGTCATGCGCCACCAGGATCGCTTCCGGCTTGATGCGGAAGAAATTGGCCAAGGCCGCCACGGACTGGCCGCTACGGTTCATGTAGGTGGTGGGGATGAGCAGACGAACGTCGTTGCCCTGATGGCTGAATTTAGCCGTCAGGCCGAAATACTTGCGGTCAGCGGTCAAGGAGACGCGCTGGGCGCTGGCAATGCGTTCAACGAAAAGAGCCCCTGCGTTATGCCGGGTCTGTTCGTATTCGGGGCCGGGGTTACCCAGGCCAACGATCAACTGGATGGCGGTCACGTCAGGGGCTCTTCCTTGGAGTTGGTGGGTTACAGGGCGCGTGGCACTGTAACCCGATCAACACCGGCGTGCGAGTGGATTACTCGGCAGCGCCTTCAGCTTCTGGAGCAACGCGTGGCGCGTGAACGTTGGCAACAGCTTTGTCATCACCGTGGGCCAGAGCGACGAACTCTACGCCTTTCGGAGCTTTCAGGTCCGACAGGTGGATGATGCTGCCGACTTCGGCGTTGGCCAGGTCAACTTCGATGAACTCAGGCAGGTCTTTGGCTTCGCAAGAAACTTCGATCTCGGAAACAACGTGCGAGATCTCGCCGCCTTTCTTGATCGGGGCTTCTTCGCCGATGAAGTGAACCGGAACCTTGGCGGTCAGCTTCTGGCCAGCAACGACGCGAACGAAGTCAGCGTGCATGATGAATTGCTTGGCTGGGTGGCGCTGCATGGCCTTGACGATGACGTTTTGCTTGACGCCGTCAACGTTCAGCTCGATCACGTGGCTGTAGGCAGCTTCGTTTTCGAACAGTTTGGCGATTTCCTTCGACACGATGGTCAGGGACTCGGCGTCTTTACCGCCACCGTAGACAACGGCAGGGATGCTCAGCGAGTGACGCAGGCGGCGGCTCGCACCTTTCCCCAGGTCAGTACGCTTTTGGGCGTTCAGGATGAAATCAGTCATTTTGCTTCTCCAAAATAGCCATCTCCCGCAGGCGTTTGCGACCAGCGCCAAACGGGGTGGGCAAAAAAGCCCCGCCCCAACACATGCTGGGGCGGGGCGCTTCACATCAACACGTGTTCCGCTTAGCGGAACATCGCACTGATCGATTCTTCATTGCTGATGCGGCGTACCGCTTCAGCGACAACCGGTGCGATATCCAACTGGCGGATACGGTCACAGGCTTGAGCAGCGGCGGACAGCGGAACGGTGTTGGTCACCACCAGCTCGTCCAGTACCGACTTCTCGATGTTCTCGATCGCGCGGCCCGACAGGACAGGGTGCGTGCAGTAGGCGTAAACCTTGGCAGCGCCGTGTTCTTTCAGGGCTTTGGCCGCGTGGCACAGGGTGCCGGCGGTGTCGACCATGTCGTCTACCAGGATGCAAGTGCGCCCTTCGACGTCGCCGATGATGTGCATAACCTCGGAGTGGTTAGCCTTTTCGCGGCGTTTATCGATGATACCCAGGTCGACACCCAGGGACTTGGCGACGGCGCGTGCGCGCACGACACCACCGATGTCCGGGGAGACGATCATCAGGTTCTCGAAACGCTGGTCTTCGATATCGTCGACCAATACGGGCGAGCCGTAAATGTTGTCGACAGGAATATCGAAGAAACCCTGGATCTGGTCAGCGTGCAGGTCGACGGTGAGTACACGGTCGATACCTACGACAGTGAGCATGTCAGCGACAACTTTGGCGCTGATAGCAACACGTGCCGAACGCGGACGGCGGTCCTGGCGGGCGTATCCGAAGTAAGGAATCACGGCGGTGATTCGGGATGCTGAGGAGCGGCGGAAGGCGTCGGCCATCACTACCAGTTCCATCAGGTTATCGTTGGTCGGGGCACAGGTCGGCTGAATAATGAAGACGTCTTTACCGCGGACATTTTCATTGATCTCAGTGCTGATCTCGCCGTCGGAGAATTTACCGACAGAGACGTCACCGAGAGGGATATGCAGCTGACGTACGACACGCCGAGCCAGATCGGGGTTAGCGTTCCCCGTAAAGACCATCATCTTGGACACGCGCAGTACCTGAAGGCTGAGGGTATACCTGGATGAGTATAAGGAAAATGGCAGGGGCGGCTGGATTCGAACCAACGCATGGCAGGATCAAAACCTGCTGCCTTACCGCTTGGCGACGCCCCTGTATCTGTTGCTGCGAGCGCTATGCACTCGACTTCTTGACCAGACTTTGTAGCTTGCGATGCAACATCGAAATATTGCTTCCTTTCGCCACAA from Pseudomonas kermanshahensis carries:
- a CDS encoding SulP family inorganic anion transporter, with product MPETPPPPRFDWQRWLPGVVTLLHYQRAWLPRDIAAGLVLTSMLVPVGIAYAEASGVPGIYGLYATIIPLLAYALFGPSRILVLGPDSALAAPILAVVVQYAASDPQRAITIASMMALVAGVFCMVAGLLRLGFITELLSKPIRYGYMNGIALTVLISQLPKLFGLSIDSQGPLRDIWGLTQALLAGHGHWPSFVIGAGSLALILLLKPFKRLPGILIAVVLATLAVSLLDLDQSGVKVLGQLPQGLPDLVFPWLSDIDLVEVLLGGIAVALVSFADTSVLSRSYAARLKMPVNPNQEMFGLGVANLASGLFQGIPISSSSSRTPVAEAAGAKTQLTGIIGALAVTVLLLVAPNLMHYLPNSALAAVVIAAALGLFEFADLKRIFHMQQWEFWLSFTCFVGVAVFGAIPGIGIAVAISVIEFLWDGWRPHFAVLGRVDGTRGYHDVQRYPQARRIPGLVLLRWDAPLFFANAEQFQSTVLAAVEQSPTAVQRLVIAAEPVTSIDVTSADMLAELDRALEARGVELQFAEMKDPVKDKMKRFELFQHMGEKAFHPTVGAAVDAYLEDTGVDWQP
- the ychF gene encoding redox-regulated ATPase YchF, whose product is MGFNCGIVGLPNVGKSTLFNALTKSGIAAENFPFCTIEPNSGIVPMPDARLAALAEIVKPNRILPTTMEFVDIAGLVAGASKGEGLGNKFLANIRETDAIAHVVRCFEDENVIHVSNSVDPKRDIEIIDLELIFADLDSCEKQLQKVARNAKGGDKEALAQKAILEKLIPHFTEGKPARSLMKHMADDEKAVIRGFHLLTSKPVMYIANVAEDGFDNNPHLDVVRAIAEEEGAVVVPVCNKIEAEIAELDDGEEKDMFLEALGLEEPGLNRVIRAGYELLNLQTYFTAGVQEVRAWTVRVGATAPQAAGVIHTDFEKGFIRAEVVAYEDFIQFKGESGAKEAGKWRLEGKDYIVKDGDVMHFRFNV
- the pth gene encoding aminoacyl-tRNA hydrolase, translated to MTAIQLIVGLGNPGPEYEQTRHNAGALFVERIASAQRVSLTADRKYFGLTAKFSHQGNDVRLLIPTTYMNRSGQSVAALANFFRIKPEAILVAHDELDLPPGVAKLKRGGGHGGHNGLRDIIAQLGNQNDFHRLRLGIGHPGDAKLVSNFVLGRAPRAEQEKLDASIDFALGVLPDVLAGDFAKAMRELHSQKA
- a CDS encoding 50S ribosomal protein L25/general stress protein Ctc, with amino-acid sequence MTDFILNAQKRTDLGKGASRRLRHSLSIPAVVYGGGKDAESLTIVSKEIAKLFENEAAYSHVIELNVDGVKQNVIVKAMQRHPAKQFIMHADFVRVVAGQKLTAKVPVHFIGEEAPIKKGGEISHVVSEIEVSCEAKDLPEFIEVDLANAEVGSIIHLSDLKAPKGVEFVALAHGDDKAVANVHAPRVAPEAEGAAE
- a CDS encoding ribose-phosphate pyrophosphokinase, whose translation is MSKMMVFTGNANPDLARRVVRQLHIPLGDVSVGKFSDGEISTEINENVRGKDVFIIQPTCAPTNDNLMELVVMADAFRRSSASRITAVIPYFGYARQDRRPRSARVAISAKVVADMLTVVGIDRVLTVDLHADQIQGFFDIPVDNIYGSPVLVDDIEDQRFENLMIVSPDIGGVVRARAVAKSLGVDLGIIDKRREKANHSEVMHIIGDVEGRTCILVDDMVDTAGTLCHAAKALKEHGAAKVYAYCTHPVLSGRAIENIEKSVLDELVVTNTVPLSAAAQACDRIRQLDIAPVVAEAVRRISNEESISAMFR